TCGATTATAGAAAAAGGGAAAATATGACACAGTTGGAACTGGCAAATAAAATAGGTGTAAAACAGCAGGTAATCTCAAGGTTTGAAAAGGGAAACAGTAATGTAAGTCTGGAATTTCTTTCGAAACTGACATATGTAATCGGGCATCTGGAATTGAAACGTGAAGATATAGATTTATCTTTAGAAAGAGATGACCTGCTAAGTGTGACATCTA
The sequence above is drawn from the Sebaldella sp. S0638 genome and encodes:
- a CDS encoding helix-turn-helix transcriptional regulator, translated to MEFNKYLQEVFKEDEELKYNFEINSIKDNLIKQVFDYRKRENMTQLELANKIGVKQQVISRFEKGNSNVSLEFLSKLTYVIGHLELKREDIDLSLERDDLLSVTSKIISIKNVKRKNKKKRPAVKYGVDFDLWEM